In the genome of Cryptomeria japonica chromosome 8, Sugi_1.0, whole genome shotgun sequence, one region contains:
- the LOC131079522 gene encoding glycerol-3-phosphate acyltransferase 5 isoform X1, whose translation MDYRFGSRKISECRTEGRETQSVVSDFEGTLLYRKNAFSYFMLVAFEASGLLRFALLLLSWPVYAVLYYFISEALGLKVLIFVGLAGLKVSEIESAGRAVLPKFYMDDLNCDTWRVFSSFGRKVVVTSSPRVMVESFLKRHVRAEEVIGTEIDVNRYGRATGFVKVPGHLLVGVHKRIAVKALFGDSMPNVGLGRENMPERSFMALCEESYSAPVTERNAPITTPTDDLLPKPPPVIFHDGRLVQRPTPLTALILLVYIPFGILLSTFRILAGFFLPIWAINQTTAYLGGKITVKGTPPPPSKSKTSGVLYVCTHRTLLDPVILSITLKRRIPAVTYSISRVSELLSPIPTVPLSRERERDAANIRKLLQKGDLVVCPEGTTCREPFLLRFSALFAELADQIVPVAMDYRVSMFHGTTARGWKGMDPFYFFMNPRPEYQVTFLSQIPHELTCAAGKNSHEVANYVQRILAQTLGFQCTNFTRREKYNILAGNDGTVSSSSSSRSFSTARWLAALARRS comes from the exons ATGGATTATCGTTTTGGCTCTCGAAAGATCTCTGAGTGCAGGACTGAAGGAAGAGAAACACAATCTGTGGTCTCAGATTTCGAAGGGACTCTCCTTTATCGTAAAAATGCCTTCTCTtatttcatgcttgtggcttttgAGGCCTCTGGATTGTTACGTTTTGCATTGCTTTTGCTCAGTTGGCCGGTTTATGCAGTTTTGTATTATTTTATCTCTGAGGCTTTGGGATTGAAGGTTTTGATCTTTGTGGGGCTTGCTGGATTGAAAGTCTCTGAGATCGAATCCGCTGGTAGAGCTGTTTTGCCCAAgttttatatggatgatttgaatTGCGATACTTGGCGGGTGTTTTCTTCGTTTGGAAGGAAAGTCGTGGTCACTTCTAGTCCTCGGGTTATGGTGGAGTCGTTCCTTAAGAGACATGTTCGGGCAGAAGAAGTGATTGGGACTGAGATTGACGTGAATAGATATGGAAGAGCTACTGGTTTTGTTAAGGTGCCTGGGCATTTGCTGGTCGGGGTGCACAAACGGATTGCAGTTAAAGCTTTGTTTGGAGATTCAATGCCTAATGTTGGACTTGGACGGGAGAATATGCCAGAGCGTTCTTTCATGGCTCTTTGCGAG GAGAGCTACAGCGCACCAGTAACCGAAAGAAACGCCCCAATAACAACACCCACAGACGATCTGCTTCCGAAACCACCACCAGTAATCTTCCACGACGGCCGCCTGGTTCAACGCCCGACGCCATTAACGGCCCTCATCCTCCTGGTCTATATCCCTTTCGGAATCCTCCTCTCCACATTCCGAATCCTAGCGGGCTTCTTTCTACCAATCTGGGCCATCAACCAAACAACGGCATATCTAGGAGGCAAAATCACCGTAAAAGGCACACCACCTCCCCCGTCAAAATCCAAAACCTCCGGCGTTCTCTACGTTTGCACGCACAGAACTCTGCTAGACCCAGTCATCCTTTCAATAACTCTGAAGCGAAGAATTCCGGCTGTAACATATTCAATATCCCGAGTCTCGGAGCTTCTTTCTCCTATTCCAACAGTGCCGCTGAGCCGCGAGCGCGAGCGTGACGCCGCCAATATAAGAAAACTTCTTCAAAAAGGCGATCTTGTGGTGTGCCCAGAAGGAACCACCTGCAGAGAGCCTTTTCTGTTGCGTTTCAGTGCACTTTTTGCAGAGCTTGCGGATCAGATCGTTCCAGTGGCTATGGATTATCGTGTGAGCATGTTTCATGGGACTACTGCAAGAGGATGGAAAGGTATGGATCCCTTCTACTTTTTTATGAATCCTCGACCGGAGTACCAGGTCACTTTTCTGAGTCAAATCCCCCATGAACTCACCTGCGCCGCAGGTAAGAATTCCCATGAAGTTGCCAACTATGTGCAGAGAATTCTCGCCCAAACGCTCGGATTCCAGTGCACAAATTTTACCCGTCGGGAGAAATACAATATTCTTGCAGGTAACGATGGAACGGTCTCCTCCTCTTCGTCTTCTCGTTCATTTTCAACTGCTCGCTGGCTCGCTGCTTTGGCTCGTCGCTCATGA
- the LOC131079522 gene encoding glycerol-3-phosphate acyltransferase 5 isoform X2: MDYRFGSRKISECRTEGRETQSVVSDFEGTLLYRKNAFSYFMLVAFEASGLLRFALLLLSWPVYAVLYYFISEALGLKVLIFVGLAGLKVSEIESAGRAVLPKFYMDDLNCDTWRVFSSFGRKVVVTSSPRVMVESFLKRHVRAEEVIGTEIDVNRYGRATGFVKVPGHLLVGVHKRIAVKALFGDSMPNVGLGRENMPERSFMALCEESYSAPVTERNAPITTPTDDLLPKPPPVIFHDGRLVQRPTPLTALILLVYIPFGILLSTFRILAGFFLPIWAINQTTAYLGGKITVKGTPPPPSKSKTSGVLYVCTHRTLLDPVILSITLKRRIPAVTYSISRVSELLSPIPTVPLSRERERDAANIRKLLQKGDLVVCPEGTTCREPFLLRFSALFAELADQIVPVAMDYRVSMFHGTTARGWKGKNSHEVANYVQRILAQTLGFQCTNFTRREKYNILAGNDGTVSSSSSSRSFSTARWLAALARRS; the protein is encoded by the exons ATGGATTATCGTTTTGGCTCTCGAAAGATCTCTGAGTGCAGGACTGAAGGAAGAGAAACACAATCTGTGGTCTCAGATTTCGAAGGGACTCTCCTTTATCGTAAAAATGCCTTCTCTtatttcatgcttgtggcttttgAGGCCTCTGGATTGTTACGTTTTGCATTGCTTTTGCTCAGTTGGCCGGTTTATGCAGTTTTGTATTATTTTATCTCTGAGGCTTTGGGATTGAAGGTTTTGATCTTTGTGGGGCTTGCTGGATTGAAAGTCTCTGAGATCGAATCCGCTGGTAGAGCTGTTTTGCCCAAgttttatatggatgatttgaatTGCGATACTTGGCGGGTGTTTTCTTCGTTTGGAAGGAAAGTCGTGGTCACTTCTAGTCCTCGGGTTATGGTGGAGTCGTTCCTTAAGAGACATGTTCGGGCAGAAGAAGTGATTGGGACTGAGATTGACGTGAATAGATATGGAAGAGCTACTGGTTTTGTTAAGGTGCCTGGGCATTTGCTGGTCGGGGTGCACAAACGGATTGCAGTTAAAGCTTTGTTTGGAGATTCAATGCCTAATGTTGGACTTGGACGGGAGAATATGCCAGAGCGTTCTTTCATGGCTCTTTGCGAG GAGAGCTACAGCGCACCAGTAACCGAAAGAAACGCCCCAATAACAACACCCACAGACGATCTGCTTCCGAAACCACCACCAGTAATCTTCCACGACGGCCGCCTGGTTCAACGCCCGACGCCATTAACGGCCCTCATCCTCCTGGTCTATATCCCTTTCGGAATCCTCCTCTCCACATTCCGAATCCTAGCGGGCTTCTTTCTACCAATCTGGGCCATCAACCAAACAACGGCATATCTAGGAGGCAAAATCACCGTAAAAGGCACACCACCTCCCCCGTCAAAATCCAAAACCTCCGGCGTTCTCTACGTTTGCACGCACAGAACTCTGCTAGACCCAGTCATCCTTTCAATAACTCTGAAGCGAAGAATTCCGGCTGTAACATATTCAATATCCCGAGTCTCGGAGCTTCTTTCTCCTATTCCAACAGTGCCGCTGAGCCGCGAGCGCGAGCGTGACGCCGCCAATATAAGAAAACTTCTTCAAAAAGGCGATCTTGTGGTGTGCCCAGAAGGAACCACCTGCAGAGAGCCTTTTCTGTTGCGTTTCAGTGCACTTTTTGCAGAGCTTGCGGATCAGATCGTTCCAGTGGCTATGGATTATCGTGTGAGCATGTTTCATGGGACTACTGCAAGAGGATGGAAAG GTAAGAATTCCCATGAAGTTGCCAACTATGTGCAGAGAATTCTCGCCCAAACGCTCGGATTCCAGTGCACAAATTTTACCCGTCGGGAGAAATACAATATTCTTGCAGGTAACGATGGAACGGTCTCCTCCTCTTCGTCTTCTCGTTCATTTTCAACTGCTCGCTGGCTCGCTGCTTTGGCTCGTCGCTCATGA